In Symbiobacterium terraclitae, a single window of DNA contains:
- the asnB gene encoding asparagine synthase (glutamine-hydrolyzing), translated as MCGIVGWVDLEADLSRQEPVVEAMAATLAERGPDARGTWCSGHCAFGHRRLAVVDLVGGVQPMVRQRGNRTYVLTYNGQLYNTGELKEELIARGHVFTTQSDTEVLLVAYMEWGPACTERLNGIYAFGVWDEAERRLFLARDRFGVKPLFYKTIGKSLLFGSELKALLAHPLVRPEVDAEGLAEVLYLGPSRTPGHGVFRGVRELLPGHWLIFDSGGMRTQAYWRLESRPHEDGPAETAERVRDLLRAAVHRQLVADVPVATLLSGGLDSSAITAFAAEAFAAEGRGPLHTWSIDYAGNDRYFRTHAFQPDPDRPFVQAMSASLGTVHHDVVVDTPQLVEALTRATLIRDLPGMADVDASLYLFCREIKKGATVVLSGECADEVFGGYPWFRQPALQQGSSFPWVRSLAERAALLQPGVTGNITAEEYVAQRYSETLARVPRLPGEDPEEARVREMFYLNLTWFMATLLDRNDRMSMAAGLEARVPFCDHILAEYVWNIPWKIKTWGGREKGILREALKGVVPEAVRNRRKSPFPKTHNPGYFRAVRDRVLALLDDPQCRLHEIVRADRVRALARQEHEATGLPWFGQLMGGPQYFAWLIQLETWLRHYRVVLV; from the coding sequence ATGTGTGGAATCGTCGGTTGGGTCGACCTGGAGGCGGATCTCTCCCGGCAGGAACCGGTGGTGGAGGCGATGGCCGCCACGCTGGCTGAACGGGGGCCCGACGCGCGGGGGACCTGGTGCTCAGGGCACTGCGCCTTCGGGCACCGCCGCCTGGCGGTGGTGGACCTGGTCGGAGGGGTCCAGCCCATGGTCCGCCAGAGGGGGAACCGCACCTACGTACTCACCTACAACGGGCAGCTTTACAACACCGGGGAACTGAAGGAGGAGCTCATTGCGCGGGGGCACGTGTTCACCACGCAGTCAGACACGGAGGTCCTGCTGGTCGCTTACATGGAATGGGGACCCGCCTGCACCGAGCGGCTGAACGGCATCTACGCGTTCGGGGTCTGGGACGAGGCCGAACGGCGCCTCTTCCTGGCCCGCGACCGGTTCGGCGTGAAACCCTTGTTTTATAAGACGATTGGCAAGTCCCTCCTGTTCGGCTCCGAGCTGAAGGCGCTGCTGGCGCACCCGCTGGTCCGGCCCGAGGTCGATGCGGAGGGGCTGGCCGAGGTCCTCTACCTCGGGCCGTCGCGCACCCCCGGGCACGGCGTGTTCCGGGGCGTCCGGGAGCTCCTGCCCGGGCACTGGCTGATCTTCGACTCCGGCGGCATGCGCACGCAGGCCTACTGGCGGCTCGAGAGCCGGCCCCACGAGGACGGTCCGGCCGAGACGGCCGAACGGGTGCGGGATCTGCTGCGTGCGGCGGTCCACCGGCAGCTGGTGGCCGACGTGCCCGTGGCCACTCTGCTCTCCGGGGGACTGGACTCCAGCGCCATCACAGCGTTCGCCGCCGAGGCCTTCGCAGCCGAGGGCCGCGGCCCGCTGCACACCTGGTCGATCGACTACGCTGGCAATGACCGCTACTTCAGGACCCACGCCTTCCAGCCCGACCCGGACAGGCCCTTCGTCCAGGCCATGTCAGCGAGCCTGGGCACGGTCCACCACGACGTCGTCGTCGACACGCCGCAGCTGGTCGAGGCGCTGACCAGGGCCACGCTCATCCGGGACCTGCCGGGCATGGCCGACGTGGACGCCTCGCTCTACCTCTTCTGCCGCGAGATCAAGAAGGGGGCCACGGTCGTGCTCTCCGGCGAGTGCGCAGACGAGGTCTTCGGCGGCTACCCGTGGTTCCGCCAGCCGGCGCTGCAGCAGGGCAGCTCCTTCCCGTGGGTGCGCTCACTCGCCGAGCGTGCGGCCCTGCTCCAGCCCGGCGTCACGGGGAACATCACGGCCGAGGAGTACGTGGCCCAGCGCTACTCCGAAACCCTGGCGCGGGTTCCGCGTCTGCCGGGCGAGGACCCGGAGGAGGCCAGGGTGCGGGAGATGTTCTACCTGAACCTGACATGGTTCATGGCGACTCTTCTGGACAGGAACGACCGCATGTCGATGGCCGCGGGGCTCGAGGCCCGCGTTCCCTTCTGCGACCACATCCTCGCCGAGTACGTCTGGAACATCCCGTGGAAGATCAAGACCTGGGGCGGCCGGGAGAAGGGCATCCTCCGCGAGGCGCTGAAAGGGGTGGTTCCGGAGGCGGTGCGGAACCGGCGCAAGAGCCCGTTCCCCAAGACGCACAACCCGGGCTACTTCCGGGCTGTGCGCGACCGGGTCCTCGCGCTGCTGGACGACCCGCAGTGCCGCCTGCATGAGATCGTGCGCGCCGACCGCGTGCGCGCCCTGGCGCGGCAGGAGCACGAGGCCACGGGGCTGCCCTGGTTCGGGCAGCTGATGGGCGGCCCGCAGTACTTCGCATGGCTGATCCAGCTGGAGACCTGGCTGAGGCACTACCGCGTCGTGCTGGTCTGA
- a CDS encoding M3 family oligoendopeptidase, whose product MTAVLNETWDLDVFFRGGSSSPELLAQLDQVERDLADLMEEARNLTARPEDWVGFLDRLQGAVERFSEAASFVYCLMSQDVRDRQAVVLFGRVQQSAAAVRSINAVMEGRIKTFADDEWQALVSHPRLAPVAFALNESRRRAADQMETSRELLANDLAVDGYHAYETLYTTVVGRITIPFDGKELSVGQAYNRFSDPDRAVRQALFARWEEAWAKEADLIAHALNHLAGFRLGLYRHRGWQSVLKEPLELNRMRQETLEAMWSAVASARPALRRFLDRKARLIGAERLAWYDLDAPVNQATRNVSYDEAAAFIEEQFRQFSPRMADFAAHAFRSRWLEVEDRPHKAPGGYCTSFPRSKVSRIFMTFSGDPGGVSTIAHELGHAYHSSLMFDLPFLVQNYAMNVAETASTFAELIVSSAAIRSAASREEKVALLGGRLDNAVALLMNINARFLFETRFYERRAKGLLSVAELNALMEEAQREAYADGLGVYHPLFWASKGHFYGTDQPFYNFPYTFGFLFSAGVYARAMAEGPAFEERYAALLRDTGRMTTEELAQRHLGADLTRPEFWEDALSVVLDDVKEFLRLTAE is encoded by the coding sequence GTGACGGCTGTGTTGAACGAGACCTGGGACCTCGATGTCTTCTTCCGCGGCGGCAGCAGCTCGCCGGAGCTGCTGGCGCAGCTGGACCAGGTCGAGCGCGATCTGGCGGACCTGATGGAGGAGGCCCGCAACCTGACGGCCCGCCCGGAGGACTGGGTGGGTTTCCTGGACCGGCTCCAGGGGGCGGTTGAGCGGTTCAGCGAGGCGGCCAGCTTCGTCTACTGCCTGATGTCGCAGGACGTGCGCGACCGGCAGGCCGTCGTCCTCTTCGGCCGGGTGCAGCAGAGCGCGGCGGCGGTCCGCTCCATCAACGCCGTGATGGAAGGCCGCATCAAGACCTTCGCCGACGACGAGTGGCAGGCCCTCGTCAGCCACCCCAGGCTCGCCCCGGTGGCGTTCGCCCTGAACGAGAGCCGGCGGCGGGCGGCGGACCAGATGGAGACCAGCCGCGAGCTGCTGGCCAACGACCTGGCCGTCGACGGCTACCATGCCTATGAGACCCTGTACACCACCGTGGTCGGGCGCATCACGATCCCCTTCGATGGAAAGGAACTGTCGGTCGGACAGGCCTACAACCGCTTCTCCGACCCCGACCGCGCGGTGCGGCAGGCGCTGTTCGCCAGGTGGGAGGAGGCCTGGGCGAAGGAGGCCGATCTGATCGCCCACGCCCTGAACCACCTGGCCGGCTTCCGGCTGGGTCTCTACCGCCACCGGGGCTGGCAGTCGGTGCTGAAGGAGCCGCTGGAACTGAACCGCATGCGCCAGGAGACGCTGGAGGCGATGTGGTCCGCGGTCGCCTCTGCCCGGCCTGCGCTGCGCCGGTTCCTCGACCGCAAGGCCCGGCTCATCGGGGCGGAGAGGCTGGCCTGGTACGACCTGGACGCCCCCGTGAACCAGGCGACCCGGAACGTGAGCTACGACGAGGCTGCGGCGTTCATCGAGGAGCAGTTCCGCCAGTTCAGCCCCCGCATGGCCGATTTCGCGGCGCACGCCTTCCGGAGCCGCTGGCTGGAGGTGGAGGACCGGCCGCACAAGGCTCCGGGCGGTTACTGCACCTCGTTCCCCCGGAGCAAGGTGAGCCGCATCTTCATGACCTTCAGCGGCGACCCGGGCGGCGTCTCCACCATCGCGCACGAGCTGGGCCACGCCTACCACTCCAGCCTCATGTTCGACCTGCCGTTCCTGGTGCAGAACTACGCCATGAACGTGGCGGAGACGGCCTCCACCTTTGCGGAGCTGATCGTCTCGTCCGCGGCCATACGTTCGGCGGCGTCCCGGGAGGAGAAGGTGGCCCTGCTGGGCGGCCGGCTCGACAATGCCGTTGCGCTGCTGATGAACATCAACGCCCGCTTCCTGTTTGAGACCCGGTTCTACGAGCGCCGGGCGAAGGGGCTGCTCTCGGTGGCGGAGCTGAACGCGCTGATGGAGGAGGCTCAGCGGGAGGCCTACGCCGACGGCCTTGGGGTCTACCACCCGCTCTTCTGGGCCTCCAAGGGACACTTTTACGGCACCGACCAGCCCTTCTACAACTTCCCCTACACGTTCGGCTTCCTGTTCAGCGCCGGCGTCTACGCCCGGGCGATGGCAGAGGGGCCGGCCTTCGAGGAGCGTTACGCAGCCCTCCTGCGCGACACGGGCCGCATGACGACGGAGGAGCTGGCCCAGCGCCACCTCGGCGCGGACCTGACCCGGCCGGAGTTCTGGGAGGACGCCCTGTCGGTGGTGCTGGACGACGTGAAGGAGTTCCTGCGGTTGACCGCCGAATAG